The following are encoded together in the Actinoplanes sp. N902-109 genome:
- a CDS encoding two-component system response regulator, producing the protein MAEKAKALLVDDRRDNLIALEAILQGLPVQPVAVESGEAALKQLLVDDFAVILLDAQMPNMDGFETAGHIKRRERTRHVPILFLTAADRDAQLALRGYAVGAVDYLTKPFDPWVLRAKVAIFVELWTKTQQLKAQAEAARERDSQWQRLTELVDEATRALRAGGEDASADALELLEKARWGT; encoded by the coding sequence GTGGCTGAGAAGGCCAAGGCTCTGCTGGTCGATGACCGGCGCGACAACCTGATCGCGCTGGAGGCGATCCTGCAGGGCCTGCCGGTGCAGCCGGTGGCGGTGGAGAGCGGCGAGGCGGCACTCAAGCAGCTGCTGGTCGACGACTTCGCGGTGATCCTGCTGGACGCGCAGATGCCCAACATGGACGGCTTCGAGACGGCCGGGCACATCAAGCGGCGCGAGCGGACCCGGCACGTGCCGATCCTGTTCCTGACCGCCGCCGACCGGGACGCTCAGCTGGCGTTGCGTGGTTACGCGGTCGGCGCGGTGGACTACCTCACCAAGCCGTTCGACCCGTGGGTGCTGCGCGCCAAGGTCGCCATCTTCGTCGAGTTGTGGACCAAGACGCAGCAGCTCAAGGCCCAGGCGGAGGCGGCCCGGGAACGCGACAGCCAGTGGCAGCGGCTGACCGAGCTGGTGGACGAGGCGACCCGCGCCCTGCGCGCCGGCGGCGAGGACGCTTCGGCCGATGCCCTGGAGCTGCTGGAGAAGGCCCGCTGGGGCACGTGA